ATAATGTGGATTTACCAACACCGTTTGGTCCCACAAGAGCAATGCTATCTCCTCTTGACACATGGAACGAAACATTTTCAAAAATAGGTAGGTCCTCATAAGCAAAAGCAAGTTTTTCTCCTTTAAGAACATCATTTCCACTAGGGCGATCGATGGTGAAAGAAAAATGAGCAGATTTTTCATCCCCTTGAGGTCGATCTAATAGTTCCATTTTCTCTAACTGCTTCCGCCTACTCTGAGCTCTTTTTGTTGTTGACGCTCTAGCTAAATTTTTCTGAATAAATTCTTTTAAGGAAGCAACTTCATCCTGTTGTTTTTCATATAGTTTTAAATCTTTTTCATAATCTGCCGCTTTTTGGTCAAGATAGTCACTATAATTGCCATGGTATTTTTTCGATCTTGTTCTAGAAAGCTCATAAACAAGGTTGACGACTTTATCTAAAAAGTAGCGATCATGAGAGACGATCAAAAGGGCACCGTGATACGTTTGTAAGTATTGCTCAAGCCACGTGAGCGTTTCAATATCAAGATGGTTGGTCGGTTCGTCTAAAATTAATAAATCAGGCTTAATTAATAATAATTTTGCTAAAGCTAGTCTCGTTTTTTGACCCCCACTTAATGTAGAAATGGACGTTTCATAGTCAAAGCTTCCGAAACCTAATCCATGCAGGACTGAACGAATATCCGCTTCATATTGGTAACCACCTTGATCGCTAAATTCATGTTGTAGTTGGTCGTATTTTTTTAAAATCGATTGAAACTGTTGCGAGCTTGGGTCAACTTCTGCCATTTGCATTTCTAAATCACGCATTTGTTGCTCTGTCTCTTTTAAATAAGAAAAAATCAACTCCATCTCATCCCATATTGTAAGGGAAGAAGAAAGGCCACTATTTTGTTCTAAGTAACCAATTGAAACCTCTTTTGGTTTAATAATTTCACCAGAATCATAGCTGAGTTTACTAGCGATAATTTTGAGTAAGGTTGATTTTCCTGCCCCGTTTCGGCCGACAATGGCTACGCGATCGCCACTTTTTACTTCTAATTTTATATTGGATAAGATAACGTCTGCTCCAAATGATTTGGCTAGATCGTTTACTTGTAGTAGTATCATCTATTTCACCTCAAGTAGTATTACTCCAAGTGTAGCTTATTATTTGCACGAGAGGCAACCGTTTAACGGATCTATACATTTTCTTTAACCACTATAATAGCTTACTAAACGCAATAAACGGACAAAAAGTTGTAACAATTAACAACCAAGACAACTTACTTAAAATAGTGTATAGTCAAGGTATATAGTTTTTGTTTAAGATAGTACAAAAAAGTGAATTATGTATGATAAAATAACAGTGATAAAAGTAAATAGGAGGAAGCAGTTAGGTGGTTGTTCGGAAGTTTTTCCTCCTAGATATGAATGTGGGGGAAAAAAGTGTATATTGATCAATCCAAAATACCACAAGCAACAGCAAAGCGCCTTCCACTTTATTATCGATTTTTGAAAAATATCCATGCTTCAGGTAAGCAACGAGTATCTTCTAAAGAGCTTAGTGAAGCAGTAAAGGTAGATTCTGCGACGATAAGACGAGATTTCTCATATTTTGGTGCTTTAGGGAAAAAAGGTTATGGATACAATGTTAACTATTTGTTATCTTTCTTTAGAAAAACGCTTGATCAAGATGAACTAACAAAAGTAACCTTAATTGGTGTTGGAAACTTAGGTACAGCTTTCTTGCATTATAACTTTATAAAAAATAACAACACTCAAATTACACTTGCCTATGACATAGATAAAGATAAAGTGGGTAAAGTTGTTGGGGATGTTCCTATTTTTAATTTAGATGAATTAGAAGAAAGTTTACCGGAAGATGTAACCGCTGCGATTTTAACTGTTCCATCTCAAGTGGCTCAATCTATTACAGATCGTTTAATTTCAAAAGGAATTAAAGGGATACTTAACTTTACGCCAGCAAGGTTGACTGTACCGGAACACATTCGTGTTCATCATATTGATTTGGCGGTTGAATTACAGTCATTGGTTTATTTTATGAAACATTATCCTATAGAATAGGAAAGATTCAAGCATCATAAGACATTATTACAAATATTTTGAAAAAAAGGGGGCAGAAATGATGGGTCCAGGTATGGGGAGTATTCTAGTTATTGGATTAATTGCATTATTAATTTTTGGACCGAAAAAATTACCGGAGCTAGGAAAAGCGGCTGGTAATACGTTGAGAGAGTTCAAAAATGCAACAAAAGGCTTGGCTGACGATGACAGCGAAACAAATACAAATAAAGAAACAAAATAGAAAGATAGGATGGAGCTCATATGAACGAACGAGAGATGTCGGTCCTTGAGCATATTGAAGAACTAAGAAGACGGCTAGTTATAGTAGTCGTTTTCTTTTTAATTGCTTTTATAGGTGGCTTTTTTTTAGCAAAACCGATGATTCTTTATTTACAACAAACGGATGAAGCAAAACAATTAACGCTGAATGCATTTAGACTGACCGATCCATTGTTTGTGTATTTACAATTTGCCATCATCATTGCGTTTGTTATTATTTTTCCAGTTATTTTATATCAATTATGGGCCTTTATTAGCCCAGGTTTATATAAGAAGGAACAACGAGTGACGTTAGGCTATATTCCAATTGCCATTTTGTTATTTTTGTCAGGTATTTCCTTTTCTTATTTTATTTTGTTTCCGTTTATCATTGATTTTATGATCAATATTTCAAACAATTTAGATGTTCAACAAACGATAGGCTTAAACGAATATTTCACTTTTTTATGGCAGTTGACCTTGCCTTTTGGAATTTTATTTCAGTTACCTGTTGTGATTATGTTTTTAACGAGATTAGGAATTATTACTCCGCAATTTTTAACGGTGTCACGTAAATATGCTTACTTTGTGCTCTTAGTGGTGGCAACTTTAATTACACCACCTGAGTTAATGTCTCATCTTTTAGTGACAGTGCCTTTGTTATTACTATATGAATTCAGTATTGTGATCTCTCGATTTACTTACAGGCGAACGTTAAAAAAGCAAGCTGACGAGGAAGAAAAAGAAAAAAGCCGCTAATTATAAAGCGGCTTTTTTGTCGATTAAAATAAAGAAGAAATAAAATTGCTCACTATCTCATCCAACAGAGGTTTATAAAATAGTTGAATAGCAACGACAAATGTATTCATTAAAACATGAGCCATGATTGGTACAATAATACGTTTCGTCTGATAGTATAAGAAGGCAAATGTGAAGCCCATTGCTGTATAAATTAAGGTGTGCTCTAGATCACCATGAACCACTGAGAATAATAATGAGCTGATCAGAGCAGCTATGATGAAATTACTCTTAGAGTAAATCACACCAAAAAGGATTTTTCTAAAAATGATTTCTTCAAGAATTGGACCTATAATTGATGTAACGAGGATGAGTACCGGTATTTGCTGAATAAATGAGGTAATCATCTCTGTATTTTCAGATCCAGGCTCGATATTAAAAATGTACATTTCAATCGATGCGGCAATTCCTTGCGCAATTAAAGCAATAAAGACTCCAGAAATAATCCAAGAGATTGAAATAGGTATTGACACTGGTTTTCCGATCAGTTCATTTCTTTGATATCGTTCATGCCATAACAGACAGATGGTAATCCCCAAACATACGATAAAGCTGCCAATTAACCAGTAAAAGGAGGCGTATAGAATAGCATTTTCAGTGCTTTCAATATGTTCACCTATACCGAACTGAAAATATAATAAAAATCCACCTGGGCCAGCTGATAATTGAGCAATAATGTATGTGAGGACAATAAACCAATATTGTTTTTTCAATAGATGTAACTCCTTTTGACAGAATAAAATGCATATTATAAAACACATTTTATCATAACTTAAGCCCTATGAGTGGCTGTAAAACTTGCTATATTTTATTGAGTGTTTTCAGTATTAGCATGAAAAAATTTGTCGAAGATTTTTTTATGCTTGATACTTGAAATTGTGAACCTAATTATATATTATATTAATTGTGTTAGCACTCAACAAAAGAGAGTGCTAATAAATAAGATCTTACATATTTATTTGAGGAGGTAGTTTCACTTGTTAAAGCCATTAGGTGATCGCGTAGTTATTGAGCTTGTTGAAACAGAAGAAAAAACAGCAAGCGGAATTGTGTTACCCGATTCTGCTAAAGAAAAACCTCAAGAGGGTAAAGTAGTAGCAGTAGGTACAGGTCGTGTTTTAGACAATGGTGAGCGTGTAGCTCTTGATGTAGTAGTAGGTGACCGTATCATCTTCTCAAAATATTCAGGTACTGAAGTGAAGTATGAAGGTACGGAATACTTAGTTTTACGTGAAAGTGACATTTTAGCTGTTATTGGTTAAGAATAGCTTTAGTTAAATAAATATAATCATTTGAGGAGGTTTCAGTACGATGGCAAAAGATATTAAATTTAGTGAAGACGCTCGTCGTTCCATGTTACGTGGTGTGGATACGTTAGCAGATGCAGTAAAAGTAACGCTTGGACCAAAAGGACGTAATGTGGTTCTAGAGAAAAAGTTTGGTTCTCCTTTAATTACTAACGATGGTGTGACAATTGCAAAGGAAATCGAACTTGAAGATGCATTTGAAAACATGGGAGCAAAACTTGTTGCTGAAGTAGCAAGTAAAACAAACGATGTTGCTGGTGACGGAACTACTACAGCAACCGTTCTAGCTCAAGCTATGATTCGTGAAGGATTAAAGAACGTTACTTCAGGTGCAAACCCTGTAGGTGTTCGTAAAGGGATTGAAAAAGCAGTTGAAACAGCTGTTAAAGAGTTAAAAACAATTTCTAAGCCTATTGAAGGTAAAGAATCAATCGCTCAAGTTGCTTCTATTTCTGCTGCTGATGAAGAAGTAGGTCAATTAATTGCTGAAGCTATGGAGCGTGTAGGTAACGATGGTGTTATCACAATTGAAGAATCTAAAGGCTTCAACACTGAGCTTGAAGTTGTTGAAGGTATGCAGTTCGATCGCGGATATGCATCCCCATACATGGTAACGGACTCTGATAAAATGGAAGCCGTTTTAGAGAATCCATACATTCTTATCACAGATAAGAAGATTACCAACATTCAAGAAGTTCTTCCATTGTTAGAACAAGTGGTTCAACAAGGAAAACCATTATTAATGATCGCTGAAGATGTTGAAGGAGAAGCTCTAGCAACATTAGTTGTGAACAAACTTCGCGGTACATTTAATGCAGTTGCTGTTAAAGCTCCTGGATTCGGTGACCGTCGTAAAGCGATGCTTGAAGATATCGCAATCCTAACAGGTGGTGAAGTGATCACTGAAGAACTAGGATTAGACCTTAAGAGTGCGACAATTGATCAACTTGGTACAGCTTCAAAAGTAGTTGTAACAAAAGAAGATACAACGATCGTTGAAGGTGCTGGTGAATCTGATCAAATCGCTGCTCGCGTAAATCAAATTCGTACACAATTAGAAGAAACGACTTCTGAATTTGACCGTGAAAAATTACAAGAGCGTCTTGCTAAATTAGCTGGCGGAGTAGCTGTCATCAAAGTTGGTGCAGCAACTGAAACTGAATTAAAAGAGCGTAAACTTCGTATTGAAGACGCATTAAACTCAACTCGTGCTGCAGTAGAAGAAGGAATTGTTTCTGGTGGTGGTACAGCATTAGTGAACGTTTATAGCAAAGTTTCTTCTATTAAAGCTGAAGGTGACGTAGAAACGGGAATTAACATCGTTCTTCGCGCACTTGAAGAGCCAATTCGCCAAATCGCAGACAACGCTGGTCTTGAAGGATCAATCGTTGTTGACCGCTTAAAACGTGAAAAAATCGGTGTTGGTTACAACGCTGCTACTGGTGAGTGGGTAAACATGATCGACAGCGGTATCGTTGATCCTACAAAAGTGACTCGTTATGCACTTCAAAACGCTGCATCTGTCGCAGCTATGTTCTTAACAACAGAAGCAGTTGTTGCTGACAAACCAGAAGAAAACGAAGGTGCTGCTGGAATGCCTGACATGGGCGGTATGGGCGGCATGGGTGGAATGGGCGGCATGATGTAATCTGCCCCTAAACTCCCTTTATTCATAAGGTTTTGATGGTCGCGGGTTCGCCCGTGACCACATTTTGACTAAGAAAAGTCATTCAAAAAAGTCACAAGAATAATTGAAAATTATCCTTGTGACCTTTTGAAGGATGTTTCCGAAAGTACTTGTTACTTTTCCGGAGGCATCCTTTTTCATTTTATTGATTCCATCTAAAGAACATATAATAGAAAACTAGAAGCCCTTACATTGGTTTCAAGAGGGAAAGAGTTATTGGTGAATTGGTGTTCTCATATGGGATTGTCCCTTTCCTTTATTATGAGAATTCGTGGTTGATTTTTTCGAGGAACGTTCTGAGTTGAAAAGAGCATGATTTTACCAAAGAGGTATTTAACATGCTCTTTGAAGGGGATCTTATGTTAGCTAAGTTTTATTTCACATAGATTGAATAGGGGCAATATTTCTTACAGAGTAAGAAAGCATTCCTTGATTTAAGTAAAAATGAAGATCGGACAATATTATGAAGCGAGATGTCCGAAGTATGAGAGAAAGACCCTTTAATAGATTAAGTAAAACTTTAATACTAATTTTTGCGAGGTGTAACATGAATGGTATTCTTTTACTCCCGTTTTTTATAGCGGGTATGTTTGCAGTATTTCTTATTGTTGTTGTTCGAATGAACAAAAATAAAAAATAACGTCTATTAACAGATAGGTTTTCTCCTCTCTGTTTTTTTAAGGCCCCTTTATGAGGCATGTATTTTTTTGTGGAAATTCACTTTATATGTTCTTTAACTATAGTGCAAATCCATAATAGACTAGATATGTTGTGACTGATTAATAAAATGATATGATTATCCCTATTTAATTTGGTAACCTTCTTTTGTTATAAACGTGTGTTTTACATGGGAAAGCGGACATAATATCTATAGAGAGAAAGGCTTGAGACTTAGTAGGACCGTGTTTTCAAAGAAATTTTTTCGTAGAGGCTCCTAGTTAAACGACGTGGGATACGAATTAAACACCAATAAAGTATCCTTTTAAAAAATAGCGAAATCTGTTTAAATTTAAATATGGTTTACAGATACGGGGAAAGTGCAGGAGATTTAATCGCTTTAATTATTCTAAATGACAAAAAAGTAAATATTCACTACATAAATGCATCCAATTTGGGTGCTTTTTATTTATGTCAACAAGTATTTTATGGATCTGAGTCAAATTTTCGGACACAAAAAAGTTAGTTCACTTTAATACCTATGCTCGAAGAAAACTTGTTTTATTTTGACGCTTGACAGGGTCCCTCCGCGGGCATGATTCTGTTGCCGAGAAACCAGATGCTCCGACATCGGCATCGCCAAAGGAGGCTATCATGCCCGCTACTCCCTATAAAGCTTGATTCACACATGTTAGAGAGTCGCTATGCGCATGCCCGAATGCTGTCTTCTACTTCTTGTGGAGTTCGATACCCGATACTTCCATGGATTCTTTTTCGATTGTACCAGCCTTCAATATATTGAAATAAAGCCATGTTAGCCGATTGATAGTTCAGGTATTTAACTTGATGGACTTCTTCTTTTTTCAAAATGGCGTGAAATGATTCAATACAAGCATTATCATATGGGCAACCTTACGGCTAAATGAATGTTTGATCCCCTTGGAACGGATGGATTCTGCAAATTCTTCACTTGTATATTGAGAGCCTAAATCCGAATGAAAGATGAGGCTCCTTTTTAGGAGATTGCGTTTCATACGCATGATTCAGTGCTTTTATCACTAGGTCTGTCGTCATCGTTTTTGAAAAGGCATAACCTATGATTTTCTTAGAATGTAAATCCATCACTGAAGCTAAGTAGCACCAACCATCTTTAATCGTATGGATATACGTAATATCTCCCACCCATTTTTCATTAATCGTTGTGGTGGTAAAGTCTCGGTTTAATAAGTTTCCTTGTTCTGTTACTTGGTGCTGACTAGTATAAGGGCGATATTTCCTTTGTATAATGGAGCGGATTCCAACTTTTTTCATTAGCCTTTGAACTCTTTTTAGACTCACGGAAAATCCTTTTTTTTCGAGTTCCATATGAATTTTGGGTGCTCCGTACCGTTTTTTACTATCTGTATGAATTTCTATCA
This portion of the Bacillus carboniphilus genome encodes:
- a CDS encoding ABC-F family ATP-binding cassette domain-containing protein, encoding MILLQVNDLAKSFGADVILSNIKLEVKSGDRVAIVGRNGAGKSTLLKIIASKLSYDSGEIIKPKEVSIGYLEQNSGLSSSLTIWDEMELIFSYLKETEQQMRDLEMQMAEVDPSSQQFQSILKKYDQLQHEFSDQGGYQYEADIRSVLHGLGFGSFDYETSISTLSGGQKTRLALAKLLLIKPDLLILDEPTNHLDIETLTWLEQYLQTYHGALLIVSHDRYFLDKVVNLVYELSRTRSKKYHGNYSDYLDQKAADYEKDLKLYEKQQDEVASLKEFIQKNLARASTTKRAQSRRKQLEKMELLDRPQGDEKSAHFSFTIDRPSGNDVLKGEKLAFAYEDLPIFENVSFHVSRGDSIALVGPNGVGKSTLLKTIIKKLSLQTGELEYGKNVSIGYYDQEQANLTSNKRVLNELWDEFPLTSEKDVRTILGNFLFTGDDVLKSVSTLSGGEKARLALSKLMMQKANFLILDEPTNHLDLDSKEVLENALIDYPGTILFVSHDRYFINRIGSKVFELSQNSLTEYLGDYDYFLTKKAEQMELKELENNKAKINTTDKDKSNRSFEEEKELKKQARQRKRRIEEIEQTMEKIEQNINSIETKLHDPNNAQDHELLQQLTEENNDLNSQLLNLLEEWETLVEE
- the groL gene encoding chaperonin GroEL (60 kDa chaperone family; promotes refolding of misfolded polypeptides especially under stressful conditions; forms two stacked rings of heptamers to form a barrel-shaped 14mer; ends can be capped by GroES; misfolded proteins enter the barrel where they are refolded when GroES binds), with product MAKDIKFSEDARRSMLRGVDTLADAVKVTLGPKGRNVVLEKKFGSPLITNDGVTIAKEIELEDAFENMGAKLVAEVASKTNDVAGDGTTTATVLAQAMIREGLKNVTSGANPVGVRKGIEKAVETAVKELKTISKPIEGKESIAQVASISAADEEVGQLIAEAMERVGNDGVITIEESKGFNTELEVVEGMQFDRGYASPYMVTDSDKMEAVLENPYILITDKKITNIQEVLPLLEQVVQQGKPLLMIAEDVEGEALATLVVNKLRGTFNAVAVKAPGFGDRRKAMLEDIAILTGGEVITEELGLDLKSATIDQLGTASKVVVTKEDTTIVEGAGESDQIAARVNQIRTQLEETTSEFDREKLQERLAKLAGGVAVIKVGAATETELKERKLRIEDALNSTRAAVEEGIVSGGGTALVNVYSKVSSIKAEGDVETGINIVLRALEEPIRQIADNAGLEGSIVVDRLKREKIGVGYNAATGEWVNMIDSGIVDPTKVTRYALQNAASVAAMFLTTEAVVADKPEENEGAAGMPDMGGMGGMGGMGGMM
- a CDS encoding redox-sensing transcriptional repressor Rex → MYIDQSKIPQATAKRLPLYYRFLKNIHASGKQRVSSKELSEAVKVDSATIRRDFSYFGALGKKGYGYNVNYLLSFFRKTLDQDELTKVTLIGVGNLGTAFLHYNFIKNNNTQITLAYDIDKDKVGKVVGDVPIFNLDELEESLPEDVTAAILTVPSQVAQSITDRLISKGIKGILNFTPARLTVPEHIRVHHIDLAVELQSLVYFMKHYPIE
- the tatC gene encoding twin-arginine translocase subunit TatC; this encodes MNEREMSVLEHIEELRRRLVIVVVFFLIAFIGGFFLAKPMILYLQQTDEAKQLTLNAFRLTDPLFVYLQFAIIIAFVIIFPVILYQLWAFISPGLYKKEQRVTLGYIPIAILLFLSGISFSYFILFPFIIDFMINISNNLDVQQTIGLNEYFTFLWQLTLPFGILFQLPVVIMFLTRLGIITPQFLTVSRKYAYFVLLVVATLITPPELMSHLLVTVPLLLLYEFSIVISRFTYRRTLKKQADEEEKEKSR
- the groES gene encoding co-chaperone GroES, which produces MLKPLGDRVVIELVETEEKTASGIVLPDSAKEKPQEGKVVAVGTGRVLDNGERVALDVVVGDRIIFSKYSGTEVKYEGTEYLVLRESDILAVIG
- a CDS encoding CPBP family intramembrane glutamic endopeptidase, producing the protein MKKQYWFIVLTYIIAQLSAGPGGFLLYFQFGIGEHIESTENAILYASFYWLIGSFIVCLGITICLLWHERYQRNELIGKPVSIPISISWIISGVFIALIAQGIAASIEMYIFNIEPGSENTEMITSFIQQIPVLILVTSIIGPILEEIIFRKILFGVIYSKSNFIIAALISSLLFSVVHGDLEHTLIYTAMGFTFAFLYYQTKRIIVPIMAHVLMNTFVVAIQLFYKPLLDEIVSNFISSLF
- a CDS encoding twin-arginine translocase TatA/TatE family subunit yields the protein MGPGMGSILVIGLIALLIFGPKKLPELGKAAGNTLREFKNATKGLADDDSETNTNKETK